The region AAACGTGCTTCAAACTCTTTACCATTCCAAACAGGCTTCATTTCAGATTTAGACACACCTAAAATACCAACTTCTGGCGCATTTACAATCGGCGTAAATGCTGTACCACCAATTCCTCCTAAGCTTGAAATAGTAAAACAGCCCCCCTGCATATCAGCAGAGGTCAATTTACCACCACGGGCCTTTTGAGACACAACTTTAAGTTCATCGGACAGTTCATGAATGCCTTTTTTGTTCACGTCTTTGAAAACAGGAACCACTAAACCATTAGGCGTATCAACTGCAATCCCAACATTCACATACTTTTTCATGATTAAGCTCGCGCCGTCTTCAGAAAGAGATGAGTTAAATGTGGGAAATGCTTCAAGCGCTTTAGCGACCGCTTTCATAATGAACACCAATGGCGTGATCTTCATACCTGAGTCTTTTTTCGCTTCCGCAGTATTTTGTGCTTTACGGAATACTTCAAGCTCGGTGATATCAGCATTATCCCACTGAGTCACATGGGGGATTTTCACCCAATTTCGATGCAGGTTTGCACCCGATATTTTTTGAATGCGCGAGAGCGGCTTACTTTCAATTTCACCGAACTTGCTGAAATCAATTTTTGGCCATGGCAGCAAATCTAATTCACTCTTACCACCTTTACTAGCATTGCCTGACTCAACAACTTTTACTGCCGCTTTAACATAGTTATGAACATCTTCTTTAACGATGCGATGTTTACGGCCAGTCCCTTTTACGTTCGCTAAATTGACCCCAAGCTCACGAGCAAGACGACGGATCACAGGCGATGCATGAGCATAAGCTGTGTTAGCCACAAAATCTTCTTTCGCTGATGCTGCATTATTAACAGCAGGAGCTGTGGCTATTTGAGGTGCTTGAGCAGGTATTGCTACGGGAGCCGCAATCAAAACTGAACCAGCAGTTTCAAACGTCATGATTAACGATCCTGTCGCAACCTTATCGCCTATGCTAATTTTAATTTCGGTTACTTTGCCGGCAAAAGGCGCTGGCACTTCCATAGAAGCTTTATCACCTTCAACACTGATCAGAGATTGCTCTTGCGTGACCGTATCACCAACATTAACCATTATTTCAGTGACTTCAACTTCATCACCACCAATATCAGGTACATTGACATCTTGTACCGATACCGCAGTTGATAAAGCCTGAGCCGCGACAGGGACAACCACTGGAGCTGCAGCTGATGAAGAGCCAGCCACTTCAAAAACCATAACCAAACTGCCTGTAGAGACTTTATCACCTACGGCAACCTTAATTTCTTTCAGTGTCCCCGCAAACGGAGCCGGTACTTCCATTGACGCTTTGTCACCTTCAACACTCATTAGCGACTGTTCTTCAGAAACACTGTCACCTAAGCTAATTAAGATTTCGGTCACTTCAACTTCATCGTCACCAATATCAGGGACATGAACTTCTTTCAGCTCAGCAGATACTGCCACAACAGGAGCCGCTACTGCAACGGACTCTGCAGAAGGCGCTGTTACCGAAGTCACATCTGATTCAAAAATCATAATCAATGAACCGGTCGAGACCTTATCACCCACTGCCACTTTCATTTCTTTCACTATGCCAGCTTTCGATGCTGGCACTTCCATCGCTGCTTTATCTCCTTCAACAGAGATCAAAGACTGTTCTTGCTCAACCTTGTCACCAACGCTAACAAGGAGCTCTGTGACTTCAACCTCATCCGCACCGATATCTGGTACATTAATTTCGATTGTCATTATATATTGCCTCTTACGCGTATAGCGGGTTTGTCTTGTCAGTGTCGATGTTAAATTTAGCAATGGCTTGTGCAACGACTGACTTTTCAATATCACCACGTTTTGCGAGCTCACTCAATGCTGCTACCACAACGTAACCAGCATTCACTTCAAAATGACGACGTAGATTTTCACGGCTGTCAGAACGACCGAAGCCATCTGTACCTAACACTTTGAATGTTTCTGAAGGCATAAATGCACGCACTTGTTCAGCATAATTCTTCATGTAATCTGTCGCCGCAATCGCAGGCTCACTTCCCATCACTTGAGTGATATAAGCTTGCTTTGGCTCAGCCTCAGGGTGAAGCATATTAAAACGCTCTACGTCCTGCCCTTCACGAGTTAACTCGTTAAAAGAAGTCACTGAATATACATCTGAAGCAACACCGTAATCTGCACTGAGCACTTGAGCGGCTTTACGCACTTCATTCATGATAGTACCAGAGCTCATTAATTGAACTTTATTACTGCCTTTATGTGACTCTAGTTTATAAATACCTTTGCGGATCCCTTCTTCAACGCCTGCTGGCATTGCTGGCATTGCGTAATTTTCATTCATTAGAGTAAGATAATAAAACACGTTTTCTTGAGTCTCACCATACATACGACGAATACCATCTTGCATGATGATGGCTAACTCGTAAGCAAATGTAGGATCATAAGAAATGCAGTTAGGCACTGTATTCGCTTGAATATGGGAATGACCATCTTCATGCTGTAAGCCTTCACCATTGAGTGTCGTACGGCCAGCAGTCGCGCCTAATAGAAAACCACGAGCTTGTTGATCACCCGCCATCCATGCCATGTCACCCACACGTTGAAAGCCAAACATTGAGTAGTAAATATAAAATGGGATCATCGGTAAATCGTTAGTGCTGTATGATGTTGCAGCGGCAACCCATGACGACATAGCACCAAGCTCGTTAATACCTTCTTGCAATACTTGCCCAGACGTCGCCTCTTTGTAGTAAGACACAACGCCACGATCTTCAGGAGTGTATTCCTGGCCATCTGGATTATAAATTCCGATTTGACGAAATAGTCCTTCCATGCCGAACGTTCGTGCTTCATCAGCAATGATAGGCACGATATTTTTACCAATACCTTTATTTTTTAACAAGATATTTAATGAACGAACAAATGCCATTGTGGTTGAAATTTCACGCTTTTGCTCAATAAGCAAGGTTTGAAAATCATCCACTTCAGGTAGAACTAATGCTTCAGTAAATTTAGGGAGACGCTGGGGTGTATAACCATGTAACGCCTCGCGACGTGCATGTAAATATTCATACTCTGCGGAGCCCTTTTCCAACGTAAGATAAGGAAGTTTTGATACTTTTTCGTCTGTTAGCAAGTCTTCAAGACCGAGACGGTTACGTAACTGGATAACATGAGTCATATCCATTTTCTTCACGCCATGGGCAATGTTTTTACCTTCTGCCGCTTCGCCCATGCCGTAACCTTTTACGGTTTTAGCAAGAATAACCGTCGGTTTACCTTTAGTATCTTGTGCATTTTTAAATGCAGCAAATAACTTAGATGAATCATGGCCACCACGTTTTAGTGCAAAAATTTCAACATCGGTCATATCAGAGACTAACGCAGCCGTTTCTGGATATTTACCAAAAAAGTGCTCACGCACATAGGCACCATCTTTTGATTTAAATGTCTGATAATCACCATCGACAGTTTCATTCATCAACTGCAATAGCTTACCCGTTGTGTCTTTAGCTAATAGCGAATCCCAGTTGTTACCCCAGATCACTTTAACCACATTCCAACCAGCACCTCTAAACAAACCTTCAAGCTCTTGAATGATGCTACCGTTACCCATTACAGGACCATCAAGGCGCTGTAGGTTGCAGTTAATCACAAAACATAAGTTATCTAGTTTTTCACGAGAAGCGAAAGAGATACCACCACGAGATTCAGGCTCATCCATTTCACCATCACCAAGAAAAGCATAAACACGCTGTGCCGATGTATTTTTTAAGCCGCGGCCATCTAAGTACTTAAGAAAACGAGCCTGATAAATCGCTGACATAGGGCCAAGACCCATAGAGACCGTTGGAAATTGCCAAAATTCAGGCATTAGCTTTGGATGAGGGTATGAAGGAAGCCCTTTACCATCAACCTCTTGACGGAAATTGTCTAACTGCTCTTCTGTTAGCCGACCTTCAACAAATGCACGAGAATAAATGCCAGGGGAAATATGACCTTGATAATAAACAAGATCACCACCATCCACGTCGTTTGGAGCACGAAAAAAATGATTGAAACATACTTCATAAAATGAAGCCGCAGATTGGAATGAAGCCATGTGGCCACCGAGGTCTAAATCTTTTTTAGACGCACGTAACACAATCATTATCGCATTCCAACGAATGACAGAACGAATACGACGCTCCAGCGTCGTGTTACCAGGGTAAGCAGGTTCTTGATTTGTAGGAATGGTATTGATGTAGTTCGTGGTGATACCAGTCGCCATATCAACACC is a window of Shewanella sp. VB17 DNA encoding:
- the aceF gene encoding pyruvate dehydrogenase complex dihydrolipoyllysine-residue acetyltransferase, which gives rise to MTIEINVPDIGADEVEVTELLVSVGDKVEQEQSLISVEGDKAAMEVPASKAGIVKEMKVAVGDKVSTGSLIMIFESDVTSVTAPSAESVAVAAPVVAVSAELKEVHVPDIGDDEVEVTEILISLGDSVSEEQSLMSVEGDKASMEVPAPFAGTLKEIKVAVGDKVSTGSLVMVFEVAGSSSAAAPVVVPVAAQALSTAVSVQDVNVPDIGGDEVEVTEIMVNVGDTVTQEQSLISVEGDKASMEVPAPFAGKVTEIKISIGDKVATGSLIMTFETAGSVLIAAPVAIPAQAPQIATAPAVNNAASAKEDFVANTAYAHASPVIRRLARELGVNLANVKGTGRKHRIVKEDVHNYVKAAVKVVESGNASKGGKSELDLLPWPKIDFSKFGEIESKPLSRIQKISGANLHRNWVKIPHVTQWDNADITELEVFRKAQNTAEAKKDSGMKITPLVFIMKAVAKALEAFPTFNSSLSEDGASLIMKKYVNVGIAVDTPNGLVVPVFKDVNKKGIHELSDELKVVSQKARGGKLTSADMQGGCFTISSLGGIGGTAFTPIVNAPEVGILGVSKSEMKPVWNGKEFEARLMLPLSLSYDHRVVDGAEGARFITYLNSCLSDIRTLVL
- the aceE gene encoding pyruvate dehydrogenase (acetyl-transferring), homodimeric type, coding for MSEHMLQDVDSLETNEWLSALESVVREEGVERAQYILEQVLDKARLDGVDMATGITTNYINTIPTNQEPAYPGNTTLERRIRSVIRWNAIMIVLRASKKDLDLGGHMASFQSAASFYEVCFNHFFRAPNDVDGGDLVYYQGHISPGIYSRAFVEGRLTEEQLDNFRQEVDGKGLPSYPHPKLMPEFWQFPTVSMGLGPMSAIYQARFLKYLDGRGLKNTSAQRVYAFLGDGEMDEPESRGGISFASREKLDNLCFVINCNLQRLDGPVMGNGSIIQELEGLFRGAGWNVVKVIWGNNWDSLLAKDTTGKLLQLMNETVDGDYQTFKSKDGAYVREHFFGKYPETAALVSDMTDVEIFALKRGGHDSSKLFAAFKNAQDTKGKPTVILAKTVKGYGMGEAAEGKNIAHGVKKMDMTHVIQLRNRLGLEDLLTDEKVSKLPYLTLEKGSAEYEYLHARREALHGYTPQRLPKFTEALVLPEVDDFQTLLIEQKREISTTMAFVRSLNILLKNKGIGKNIVPIIADEARTFGMEGLFRQIGIYNPDGQEYTPEDRGVVSYYKEATSGQVLQEGINELGAMSSWVAAATSYSTNDLPMIPFYIYYSMFGFQRVGDMAWMAGDQQARGFLLGATAGRTTLNGEGLQHEDGHSHIQANTVPNCISYDPTFAYELAIIMQDGIRRMYGETQENVFYYLTLMNENYAMPAMPAGVEEGIRKGIYKLESHKGSNKVQLMSSGTIMNEVRKAAQVLSADYGVASDVYSVTSFNELTREGQDVERFNMLHPEAEPKQAYITQVMGSEPAIAATDYMKNYAEQVRAFMPSETFKVLGTDGFGRSDSRENLRRHFEVNAGYVVVAALSELAKRGDIEKSVVAQAIAKFNIDTDKTNPLYA